TCACCTGAACAATGAATTTTGTCAAAACAAAAACTGCATCAATATCTTACAAATTATCCCAGCTTGCCTAATTTTTTGTATTCGTCCTGGAAATAGTATAGCTTTTTATCCGAATTTTGGATTTATGAATTATTCAGGTTAACATTCACCCTGGAGTGTTTTTCCTGAATTCTTTCTCGAGCAGGTCGGCATGCCTGACCGCGCTGGAGGCCCAGTGAAGTTTTATTTCAGACTCTTCATCTTCAGTGAGTTGCCATCCGGCATTGGATTGTCGCAGCCTGGCGGTCAGATGATGAAGGAACAATGCGGCTGAAACAGAGATATTCAAACTTTCGGTGAAACCAAACATAGGGATCCTGACATAACTGTCGGCATAACCCATGGCTATGTCAGTCAAACCTTTAAGTTCAGTACCGAAAACCAATGCTGTTTTTTGATCCAGAGGCAGGTCATAAACAGAATAATCGTCTTTGTGAGGACAGGTGGCCACGATCATATAACCTTTTTTCCTGAGGGAGCTAAGACATTCCTCTGTATTATGCTCAGCATTGTTATATTTATGAACGGTGAGCCATTTGTCCGATCCAAGAGTGACATCGGGGTTAATCCTGTAAGGATTTTGATTTTCAATGATGTGAACATCCTGAACTCCGAAACAATCACAGGTCCGCAGCACAGCGCTGGCATTATGAGGCTGGTAAATATCTTCCAGCACCACAGTCAGGTATCGTGTCCTGTTTTTAATAATGTGCTCGAATTTGCCTTTCTTGTTTTCGGAAATAAATCCGTATAAATAATCAAGAAATAGTTTCCTGTATTGAAGTTCTGTGAACTGCCCGTACAAAAGAAAAGGTATTTACTATATGTGAACTTATTCAGTAACATAAAAGAGGCTGTCGATTGCCAGCCTCTTTTATGGTTTTGTAACAGGTTTACTTCACGGTCTTCTTTAATTCTGAACCTGCCCTGAAGTGAGCTACTTTCTTTGCAGGAATCTTGATGGTTTTTCCTGTCCGGGGGTTTCTGCCAGTGCGGGCAGCACGTTTGGCCACATGGAATGTTCCAAAGCCCAGTAAGGCGACACGGTCACCTTTCTTTAAAGCTGTAGATGTCGCTTTCACGAAAGCTTCCAGAGCTTTCTTGGCGCTAGCCTTAGTAATTTTGGCTTCTGATGCAATTGCTCCGATTAGTTCTGCTTTGTTCATAGTGTTTGGTATTAATTAATACTGCTGTTTAAAAGCAAAACAAAAATATGTAATTATATTATTAAAAGCAAGAAGAATTAAAAAGCGAATGATTTCATTAGGCTGATACTACCGTACCAAATAAAAAATCATGGATGCTGTGTTTTATCTAAAAAAAACCTACTTTTGCAAAAATTTTTGATATATGGTTAAAAAGAAGGAAAAGGCTGAAGAACCCATTCATAAAGTAGAAGAGGCGCTAAGCAGGACAGAGCTTATCATAGAACAAAACCAGAAGATCATTTATATTGTCGTTGGTGCCATAGTCGTGCTTGCTATTATATTCTTCGGATACAAGAAA
This genomic window from Bacteroidota bacterium contains:
- a CDS encoding RNA methyltransferase, with product MYGQFTELQYRKLFLDYLYGFISENKKGKFEHIIKNRTRYLTVVLEDIYQPHNASAVLRTCDCFGVQDVHIIENQNPYRINPDVTLGSDKWLTVHKYNNAEHNTEECLSSLRKKGYMIVATCPHKDDYSVYDLPLDQKTALVFGTELKGLTDIAMGYADSYVRIPMFGFTESLNISVSAALFLHHLTARLRQSNAGWQLTEDEESEIKLHWASSAVRHADLLEKEFRKNTPG
- a CDS encoding HU family DNA-binding protein, translating into MNKAELIGAIASEAKITKASAKKALEAFVKATSTALKKGDRVALLGFGTFHVAKRAARTGRNPRTGKTIKIPAKKVAHFRAGSELKKTVK